The Diachasmimorpha longicaudata isolate KC_UGA_2023 chromosome 2, iyDiaLong2, whole genome shotgun sequence genome segment AACGTGTATATAATTGCAAGGAGTGCAGCCGTGTAGCGCAGGCAAAGGTAGGTCGTTGATCGTAGCAATGGCGACGGATGGGTTGCCAATATGGCGGAACGGAACGCGCCAGATTCTAGGGAGTTGTAGGGGATTTTAGCGCGGGAATGCACGCAAGCattgtttgaattttgaattgcACTCGCGTTAAGAGCACACGTGTCTGTATTGTTGCACATGTTTGTCAGTTTTTGAGGAAACGTAGGAATTAAAACACAACAAATAACTGTTCCCCGACTTCTTTAAATAGTATTAAAAGTAACACAAGCGGAAAAAAACTAAAGTGCAACGAGCTGAGGAAATAGTATGACATCTCCAATTTGTGGAGGAGAGCAACACTTATCATTATGTTCTAAAAGTCTGCCTacataatgaaaaatgtattgagcaataaaaatgaaattagcctcaattttccaaatatataattttgctCCATCATTTTCTATTTGTTCAGGAAATCGGTGATTcctttagaaaatatttctaagataaaatttaatgtttaaatttaaaaaatataatcattTCCATCTGGAGTTCTTATCGTAATAATTTCACATTAAAAAGGACTcgaaaacgtttttttttcaaaattcacccATATTTGTGACCTATCCTCATTTCACTCGACCTTCACCCCGATTCCTCATACGATTACTATTATATCCAAAAAACTCTTCCTGCATAATGAAATGTCACGATAACAGGATTAATGCTGCGATGTAATCACGGAATAAATCATGGCTTTGATAAGCAACTGACCTCAATctttctcttcatttcatATCTCTGAAAAGGGATAGTACCTTTTGATCGGCATAAAGGGTGCCACACCTCGGTTTGGCATAATTGAGTATGGCAATCCGTTAATATTGAACTGGGCGCATGCATCATGATATGAGAatgcattgaaaaatatcgttaGTATGTGCACAGATTCGACAATCGATTCGACGGAGGTAATTATGTCGTAAAGTGGCTCAAATGACCCCAAACTGGTGGATATTCACTAGACGATCTTGAACCCGGTGTTCAAGGTCGTAGTAGTTAGATCGTACGGCGACGGGGGAGGGAGCGAGATGATTCAAGGGTGGCGTGAAGAGTGGGATTTTATCGGTTCTCTATCGCTTACTTTCAGCAGGAAATCCTAGtgttatatttttctgtcaaggCCGATgtacattttattattcaggCATAACGATTCCCAtgattgatgaaattttaaGGCACGAGGGGGATTAAAGTCGTGCGATAAGTGCACCTCACGTTTCCGAAGAAATATTGAGTAAATGTATATCCctaatagattttttcatggaaatgaTTATTCATGCTTTTTATAAACATTGGAGATTGTAGTACAgatcattataattattacctttattttattgtgcaGATTAAGATTTTTTATAACCAACTTGTATGTTTTTCACTGTTGGACAATATTTAAAAACGGTTGtgtgaattattaattctttTTTGTCTTTGGAAACcttaaaattaaaacttttGCCAACTTTGCATGATGAATGAGCTCCtaaaaatgaaatggattAATCCTCGTGCCCGGCATGttgggggaaaaattcaatgcagatttcaggaatgaaaaaaacgatTGTACTATCATGCAATTACCGCAGGTCAAGTTAAAGCTCTGAAATATCAGATCCAactacttaaataaaattgtcctAATTTCACGCGAATAATTGTCTTCtatctaaaaataattctgtctaaaagaaattcaactgaaattaCGTTAGAAGTTTGTGCAGTAATATTCCCtattaaaacaattttccattttcaactGTTGCGAGACTTGTCGAAATGATTCTCACTGGATATAATTGGCAGATTTATTGATAAAGAATTCTAAATTTATGTGTATATTTGGTGTCTTAAAAAAGCTTAGTTAATCCTCCTgtctgaaaaaattcatttcggaAAGTACAGAAATACCTGGCGCAGCATCCTGTCATCTGAAGCTTGACGCGAATAATTCCCTCCAATTGTTAAGAAAGAATTAATCTCACCTAACGTGGAAAGTTTCAATAGTAGCTAAAAAAGAATTCCAGTCGTCAAATTACCGAAAACCTTTCTGCATTAATCACTTTGCTTTACGAAGTGTGAACAAAGCAAATACTACCTCGTGTTGCATTTAAGCACCGCAGGTATATCACCCCCAGGGTATATTCCCTTCGACCGATGATTTATACACAAGCAAAgacgataaaaattgtgaCTGGAAATAAACGTagaaaagggggaaaaactAAACCAATAAAACCCAAACCGAAGACTCGAACAGTCTAGAGCGCAGGTCTCCAACAACCTGGAGGAGGTCTCGGGCAATGCTGGAGTCACGCAAGCAGTACTACAAACCGCAGAAGGTTCGTGGAACTGTGGGCATTGCAATCTCTCGCCTAAACGAAGCAAGATGTATCAAAACTTAAACGTTGGCTTCCAAGTGTTCATCGTTGTGATTATCGCTGGAGTTACAAGTTCCCAGAGGACAGTAGCAAGACAAGGAAGTGGAAAAGATCCACCGGTTGTCAAAATTCCGGATCAGGGGTCGATCTTAGGTAGAGAggtaaaactaaaaaaatagtattttcGTCATATAACATTGTTCTCCTGGTTTCCATACGTTTGGTCAATCAGAATCGGAAGTTGTCAGCAGTTCTTCATCTGAATCAGATTTATCTTGGAGATCGTGCACCAATCAAGACGTTCTGGATTCTGGATTCTGATGAAGTTTATCTAAAAATCAGAGAAAAAACGAAGTCTCCATCGTTTTTACTGCAACCCAATAGTCACTAAGAGACTGTTGGGGTTCAGTTCTACTGGAGTTCAGTGATCGAATCCAATTTAACAGAAAACAATCATGAAGTTTTAGCTTTCGTTAAATGAAATCCCAAATTTTGCAGCTCTGGATATTCAATTGCCAATAGAATCTTGAATGTTCAGAGTTGGATAAGGACTAACGTTTGCATTGCTGTTTGGAGATCTCATTGAGTTCTTCAATAAAATGTCAGTCAATATTGAACCACAATTGTGGATTTCTTTCAGATTCCCTTGGCCAGGCCCCAGAAGGTAACGATCTACTTGGGGATTCCTTACGCACAACCTCCAGTCGGAGAACTTCGCTTCCGACCTCCGGTTACGGATCCCCCAGTGAGCTGGAGTGACACTCGAAATGCCACGCAATTCGCCCCGTCCTGTCAGCAAACCAACAAGTTCCTCAAGCACGAGAAGTTGTTTCGACAGCTTTTGCCTTCGGATTTTGAAGAACCGGAAGTCAGTGAGGACTGCTTGTACCTAAATCTTTATGTACCAGATGGTGAGTAACATAAAGGCTCCATAGATAAACCTATTCATAATATGACTATTTTTCAcgtgaatgattttattactCATCAATGTCCTCATTCAGCCATTGCTACCCCACCCTGTGCCATATTTCAACATATACCAGACATTAACACACGAGACAAGTTAGTTTCCGGAAGCAGTCCAACCTAAATAATTCCGCCATTCAAGAATTTCCTCCTGAAAATTTTACCGCTCCCAGGAATGACATTTTAGAATCCCTCCAGGGTATCGCGTGACCAAGATCAAGAAAACCGAATTGAAATTCGTCGTAGTCTGTGCGTTCCTTGTATTTTCCTTTGTGATATTAAAGGGACAGACTTATTATAGAGGTAACACTTGGGGTCTGACAGTAATACTGGAGTAACGTTGGATACTACTGACCACTCGGTCAATTGCCATTTACATTTTATGATGTAAATCCACGTAATGACGTTAATCCAGTGATGTTTATGTACATCTTTGGAGAATGGAAATTTTAGCCATTCTCAGGACGATTGTAATCTAAATTATCCTCCTGAATTGTTTGCGTCAGGTGAAATGAAGTCTGTGCGTTCCAAAGAGCCTATGTGGAATGTTAGACTTACAACTGTTGAATAATTATCTTCGAGGGTGAAATTTTCTTGaggaatatataataataattttgatgaggGGGACAGTTTGCAGTCAGAAAAAGTATATCTCATACTGGTCAATGGAGACTGAAAATTTTAGTTGTTGGAAGGACGATTGttattttaaatgtttttctgAATTGTGGTAGGTGAAAGAAATTTTGCAAATTCCAGGCGTCTTAAAGCAACTGCGCGACGTTATAATTATTcaagaaataaatttgcaaCGCATTACAAAATCGGAGGAATTGAGTTATCAATATTCATGTAcacttaaaaaatttatgcaaataaaatatttagaaaGCTTTCATGTTTTTCCCTTAAATTGAATTCAGATTTTGTTTCTAGGAAATTCAGCCGATAGAAGCTCATTAATCTGCAGGAGATAATAATGAAATCCCATGAGCTTCGATTTCGGAATACATGAATAGCTTTGCCCCTGGAATTTGATCGAAAAGTTCTAAGAAAGTGTGGCCTTCCGTTACCCCTTAACCGCTAATTCTGGCGTTGACTTGCCATATCCTGTGCCGCCACGTCCCAATTGACAcgtaatttccattttctaaattttcctGGAAAACTGAGCACGGAAATCCAAATTCCCAGTTCAATTTCAAAGCGTAAAAATTCCAGTTAACAATGGCTTATACGTGACCCTAATCACACCACAACACAGCGATTTTCATCATTGcccaagtgaaaaaaaaacatttaatgaGACCGATAAAAAAAAGCGGGCACGACCTGGATATTCCCACCCCTGGTCCGACGAATAGAATAAATTCAGCTTTTCACAGGACACTTTAACCGATAATAAGCCaggataaattattcatgattatttattcGCGCACTACGAAAGGCGAGAAATGCtactttgaaataaaaaaaaaattttagataacTTGTTATATTTTCATAATCACATTTAACCGACTAACCGGATGTTTGGGAAATGTTTGGGTGCGGGGACAGTATCGAAAGGGGcgaatgaaattttgtttttatataaTTGACGTTTGAGTCCTGCGGAAGGGATGAGGGCACGGTCGATATGTAGGGGTAACACAGGGTAACTGGTGCACCTGGGGGGTGGCACGCGATCTTCTAGAGCCGCACCAAAAGATGTCGAGATACGGAGGCGAGTCACGAAGCCAAACGCCTGTTTTTCCATTTACTTCGGGGGGGTAGTTGGGAAAATCTGAGGCTAGTCAAATGTGACTGTTGTGTCCTTATGACTTtcgatcattaaaaaaaaagtggcgTAGAGTATGACGTAACTGGTCCTAAAATAGAATTCAGAATAAAACCATGATGGTTTCCGTTCGTCAATTAGAGAGTGGGCTTCTTGTATGTGTGCCAGGACGAATGGAAACTGAAGAGCTAAGGGTGGATCGATCGAGGAATGTTTGAATTGATTCTGATGTTTCGATGCGGTGGGGGGCTCTATCGCCATCGATGGGAGGGATTGACTGACAGGTAGATGTGGTGTCCTTTGATGGACTTATCGCGGAATTATCACGTCATGAATGGTTAAACCCCGGGAGAAGTTAACAGAACACTCTATGAAGCTTATTTAATGATGTAAAATGAAGGAAATATGAAATCGAACAGAACGAAATAAAATACCCCgtggaatggaaaattattgtcgTAAAAGGAGATTTAGTAGCTTCCAAAAATTAGCATTTAGTGTGCACGgaagaaatatcatttttagCACTATTACCTCTTCGTTATGCGATACTTCCATTctgttcccaaaaaaaaatccgttggAAAGAATGAATAGAAGGCTTTCATTTCAGTTATCCCATTATCAGTCCGGAAATTAATTCATgagtaaaataataatgatgatatGATAACGATCTTTTAGTTTAGAGGCAAAAGAATTCTTGATAAACTTGACTCtatgaacattttcatttagAATCCGCTTCTTCAATCAAACGGCAATTTTTTGCATGTCAAAATCTCCAACTTGGCTAATTGAaatagaattattaattaaatatggtATATGATCATAGCATATCGTCATTTCTCACGGCAGCAATGTCATCCAATATTCAAATTGACTTGACAAATTTCCCTGCTGCAATAACAGAGTCCCACATCATCCGCCACTTTGCCacctgaaataattaattaaagacaTTCCCCTCAGGTCTACCTCCCGAAGATGGCTGGCCAGTAATGGTGTGGTTCCACGGCGGTGACTTTAATACTGGCACCCCGGCAATATGGGACGCAACAACTCTCGTCAACAAGCAAAAAGTAACCCACTATTAAACTCGAATTTTTTACACTTGACGCCTTGCCAAGACCTTGACACCGACCACCTAAACCTTTTTAACAGCACTAGATATACTACAAAGATATCTCCATGCAACGCATAAACAATGCAAACAACCTTAGCCTCTTATTTATACACGAGAAAGACTtcctttcaaaaaattcaggcAACAATTTTTTGCACCGATCTATTTGACTTTCTTCATAGGCATTACTATACTAAGAGTTGTGGCTACATAAGTCTACATATAGTTATAAGTACAGTCATGCCTAGAAAATGTCAAGCATTTCTACAAATTGAAACTGGCCAATGAACTTTGATAATTTCAATCTTCCTCCTATTGCAATAATAAGCGTTTGAAATCAATGTCATGCATTCCTAGGTATTGCACATAATTCTACTGCTCAAAAGACACTTCATATGCAAAGAGACCACTTGGTTGGTTATAATGTCCGAAACATTCGCTCTCACCATCTCTATTTACACGAATGTTAAATAGCCTCTTCCGTCCTCACCAATGGCATAATTTTCGATCTataaagatttttttggaCTAAAAATATGGGGAATGTTATCAATGTCATCACAGTACACATAACACCACATTGACAGTGGTCTCTTTTCATCCTTCGAATGAAGATCAATGTCTAGGCGTAAGAGTTCAAGGTGAATGAAAGCCTCCGAATATATTCCAGATTCTCGTGGTGACGGTGGCATACCGTCTGAACATCTTCGGTTTCTTCACAACCGGCGACGCAGAGGCGCCCGGAAATTATGGAATGTTGGATCAAGTAGCTGCCCTTGACTGGATAAAGACCAACATCGAGCTGTTTGAAGGTTCGCCCCGAAATATCGTTATTTCCGGTCACAATGCAGGCGCGATAAGCGTCGGTCTCCATATAACGAGTCCTCTGAGTAAAGGAAAGTTTGCGAAAGCGATAGCAATGAGTGGTGACGCCATCACTTCAGTGCGAACCGCAGACCAAGAGCTTCCCGTTGTAGAACAGGTGGCCGATAGATTCGCGTGTGTTCACAAGCCCACTGCATTGTTAATGGAGTGCCTGAGACGAATAGCCGCAAAAGATTTACTGGATGGTACCTCGCAGATCGAGACTTGGGGTCCAATCATCGATGGCGACACGCATAATTCATCGGACCCCTTCTTACCACTTCACCCGAGGGACATCCTCGATTCAGGCAACTTCAATTCTGTCCCACTAATGGCAGGTTACACCAGTAATGAACAGTCACTAGCTTATATGGAGATATCGGATAATCCGGATGATGGCGGTATCACATCGCTATCGAAATTCGAGAACACAATAAACGACGAGATAATAGCATCAATTCAAAAGCCCGATAATACTAGCACCTGCGAGTCGAAGCCTCAACTAGCTGCTGATGCTGTTTTGTTCTTCTACCGACCATATCCCCCCACCAAAGATCCAGCTGTCTTCAGGGCTAGATATCTCGACATGCAGACAGAGAAGAATTACGCAGCCGGTCTGACTTACCTAGCTTCCAAAGTATCCAAGGACATGAGTGCCTTTGTCTATCGTTTTGATTATCGATCGAGAACGTCGAAGGTCATCCAAGATGTGCCACTCTGGGCGGGCGTTCCTCACATGTTTGAGCTTCCTTTCATCTGGGGTCTTCCACACGTCTTTCCAACTTCCTCATCCACCAACATCAACTGGTCCACCAGTGATAAGAATCTCGCTGATGTTGTTATGATGCTTGTCGGCAATTTCATTAGATCTGGCAGTCCATCCTTACTCAACGTCAGATGGGAAGCCTTTACTGAAGAGACACCTGGGATATTAGTTATCAATAGGACTATCAGTATCAATCCCAATGAAATTGACTATAGAGCACTTGCGTTCTGGAACGATTACTATCCCTTTGTCGTTGAGGAGGCCATGAACCAATGCTGCAATGCCACTGGAGCCAATGGAGCGTCTGGGATTCACAGGACTCAAGTTGGAGTTTACACGGCATTTGGAGTTGTTGCGTTCAGTGTTATGAAAATTCTTGGTTAATCTGGAGTTATGCTTTTTTGAGGGgttaaattttttgaagagTTATCGAGTGGTTGCATATATTAGATATTTAATAAGATATGAGACACTCCATACCAATCtgtcattatttcattttgataTGAACGCTAGTGACGTGTGTAAGTTTTGTGAAATCTTTCTTGCAAAtcaatgagaaaatttgaatataaataatgatttttaatgttcCTGGATAATTCAAAAATCGTTTATGACATGGAATGTCTCATATTTAATCCATGAGGAGCTGATAATGTTACGTTTTTATCTCCtcatttgttttattatttctgtaggaacttttgtcattttttggtgatgagtacaacaaatattttcaacatttactgaatttttattatttgcttCAATACGGAGAAGATATAGAAAAACATATATTGTTTTGGGAAACAAACGGTTTGATAacttatgaatattttgatgctttgataattaataatcattgtATGTACCGtctatataataataattattatattatgtaAGAGAGAGGTGCGCGGCGAATTAATGAGGGGGGAGAAAAGGGCGGGATGGTGTGGCCTTGGCGCACGCGCACGTCCAAAcatactcatttttttttcaattcaccaTCACAtccttatttttaaaattcctaaatacaattaatcattaatcaaTCATTTTCCCCCTTTAAAGTTTTGTTTATGAATCTTCTCAGGCAAAAATCCCTAGGACCAACGCCTCGGGGCCTCGTtagtgatttaattttttttttcattttctcaaattacgaatttcaagttttttcccATTTGTGCGCTACTGATGCGCGTGCACATGAGCCACCCCGGGACAAACTTATGTACAATTATTATCACCCCACATTCATCATCGTCGTGATAACTTTCTCTACGAAAAACAAATAATCTCTCACTCGTTTTCTATTCTGTCTTATTGCCTTTAGGTGCATTCTCGTGGCTGTTGGTCGACTTTTAGTCTTTAttgtgattgaaattttttgtttctggTAGTGTTgttctattttttgttttttttttgttttttttttattttcaagctGGTGATGGGATCTTTGTCACTAGTATTCTCACATATCCGCTTGTCCCCTGATTCACCACTGGTATCCTTCGGCTTTTTCAGTTATTACTCTTGATTACTTGTtggatttctttttttttcctcgttttaATGTTGGTTGTCACGCGGGTGGTTTGCGGCCAAGGCCGCTTCTACCTTACAGAAGTAGGCACAAcgatttctttttttgtttcatcttcttttccggggattttttattgatttgtcGCACGAGGTCGTAGAAGACCTGAAAGAAATGAGAGATTTTcggtttattttctttttcatttggaTATCATGGGAAGGCTTGTTTGAGaacttgttcattttttttctcattacatCGCTGGTCACGTGGACAGAGAAAAGGTCATTCTCAAGTGGACGAGGAAATCTGGAGTATAGCTATGGtttaattcattgaatattgaacTGGGAATCTGTTATCTATTTCCTCTTATCCTCTCCTGACGGAAATTAAATTCGGTAAAAAGGCTCTTACGTATTTGATGGACTTGAGAAATCGATGAGTGAGTGCTACTTACGTcataaacattaattttagCTTTGGCAGAGGTCTCCATAAAGGCGCAGCTGAATAGTCGGGCAAGGTTAACGCCCTGATCTTTTCCCACTACCCTCTCGTCCTCCAAGTCACACTTGTTGCCGACCAGTACCATTGGAACATCGTCCGTGTCCTTTACCCGTAATATTTGTTCCCTGAGGTCTTGTAGATCGTTAAACGTCGATTGGGCTGTTATTGAATAAACTAGAACGAAACCCTGGCCATTCTTCATGTATAAATCCCTCATGGCTGTGAATTGTTCCTTGAACGTTAAAagattttttgtgaaaattcattCGACATTAATAAGTGataattcagaataatttGGCTTAGAGGAATATTATGAGAATGCGTAATCGGGTCAAATATTGGAGTACACGTTTCTGTCCTTTGCGTTCCACAATTAAAGGAGTAATAATTAAGAAAAGGAAATGGATCTTGGAGAAGAGGATGAATCTTTACGGATCTTTTGTTAAAATTCTACTTTCCAGTTTGATTTCtacgttaaaaaattgaaaattatttcacctaAGATTATCTTCACAGTGCGATCAAAttttcagaataaataaaaaattaccgtGCCGGCTGTGTCCAAGATCTCCAGCATACATTGTTGTCCATCAACCTCAACCTGCTTTCGATAACTGTCCTCAATCGTTGGgtcatatttttcaacaaatataCCCTGAACAAACTGGACAGTGAGGGCTGATTTGCCAACACCACCACTACCCAAGACAACTATCTTATATTCACGCATTGTTATTCAGTCCCTAGACTATCTATTCCTTGTCACAGCCGAGGGGTCACCGAATCCGCCGCGTCTTGTCCTCCTTTCGTTTCGAGCTGCACCTGGGGAACagaataatagaaaaattattattttactcgTTTTTTCTCTGCGTGGTGTTTGTCGGAGTGGAGGGGAAGAGGGTAATAATGAAGGAAAACAATGAAAGTATTAATCGGCAAGGAGACTTTCACACAATCCGAACTCCAAGAGTTGGATTGCAAACAATAAGAcagacaattaattatttttatttatttgttattggCGACTACACTGGGAGGACTCAAAGGATGAAGAGttcattgaataaattctCATCCCGAGAATAAAGCCTGACGTAAATAGGATTTCGTGACTGAATAAGACAttcaattattccaaaaaatttaatcaaaactCTAAACTAATTCCAACAAAACTCAGATACTAGACCTGGAGGCTCATTACTCCAATTTGACTAATTGTACCAGAATTATTCGTCCATGTGCCTCTGAGGTAGACGTTTGGCCCAGTAAGTAGCCTGACACGATCGTAAAAGTACAGAATACACACGAAACTGAAATACACGAGGCAATAACGTTAATTGGACTGCGCGGCTGGGGTGGGCAAACCAATCTTCCTCCTTTCATTGGTCTATTTCCACTCGAACTTCCGGATATGCGGACCAAGTGCTCCACCAACTAGGAAATGAATCGGAACAGCGCTTGGACGATGGTGAGACGcttggaaaattgaataagaTATGTGCCACGTCCACTTCCCGGTTATTCATCATTGCTAATTATATGGTCAGATGTATGAATCAGAGAAACGTCATGGGAGGAGAATTCCTTCTTAGACTATTGTCTAgacatttttttagaaatgttTTATTCGGGGAAAAGTATATTGTTATGAGATTTTTATTCATAGAGTTCAGGCAGCAATGCAGGCATCActcaaataattcaattatttgtgAGCAGATGCAATAACATTCAATAAATTGTAATCAGTTCTCGCGAAATTGCAACTTTCGCTAAATATCTAACGCAACTAAATATTATGTAAATGAAAGTTTTGTATTTGTTCCGTCTTCACTCCtccaacaaaaatattgactCAACCCTCTATCTCAACTCAGTCCAAATTTGAAACTGCTATTAAACAACTCCTCAAGAATTCTCCTCATCCATTCGTCATCTTCGCGTATGGAAAATTGTAATGAAGTTTCCGTCATAAACGTTATCAATTGAGTCGTGTTAAAGTAGCTTTTCGAAATAGGAATGAAGGGTGGAGGGAAACGTTTGAGTGGTGCTCTTGCCACTCTAATCCCATCGTGTGATGATGCCCGAGCGGACCTGACGAATTAAGGGCCCTGATACAGGGCAACATCGTGGTGCACGCACACATTTCAACATCTATCACACTGATGGAGAGTTGGCCGGAACACTTTGAGGGGGCTGTAAATACGTTATCTGGCCGAGTAGTCTGATACACTTGAACGCACTCTGGACCAGCCTCCCACTTTACTCCTCAGGGGCCCTGAGGTTGTGCTCTCGGGTATCGATATTGCCATTTTACATCGTGAAGAAAACTAACATATTTCAATCGAATAAAAGTCTCACTTTGACATATCTCTATTCCTTCCACTTACATTGTTCAAGTAATTAATCAACTCGggtaattatttcaatgtttaATGATATGGGCAAGTTTGCagttgattgaaaatattctcatctAAACGATTAAACCTGTCCCTGTCAACGTAGTAATTTCCATGACCTATTTCTCATCATTAGATGAAATGTCCCAATACCCAGATTTCGATGACATAACACTGGATACGAAACGATGGGTCCATTTAACTGAGTGATATACCAATGAAATCGAGGGTTGGCTTCGAGTCCACTCTCGCTTCACTCGTGATAACCGACACGAATCGCAATTGGAGCGCAGTAAATTCGTTCTTGTTCGAATAGGTTTTTTACTGTACGTCCTATGGCCACAGGAGATGACTGGAGTGGGCCACAGGACAGCCTTCCGGGCGGGGTAGTTTCACGTACACATTTATATAAACTTG includes the following:
- the LOC135170385 gene encoding carboxylesterase 5A isoform X1; translation: MFSIKPETTLLIVDGCSRRFVASLEHSLLRRYLGVLGGNLGEGNRHASRAQVSNNLEEVSGNAGVTQAVLQTAEGSWNCGHCNLSPKRSKMYQNLNVGFQVFIVVIIAGVTSSQRTVARQGSGKDPPVVKIPDQGSILGREIPLARPQKVTIYLGIPYAQPPVGELRFRPPVTDPPVSWSDTRNATQFAPSCQQTNKFLKHEKLFRQLLPSDFEEPEVSEDCLYLNLYVPDGLPPEDGWPVMVWFHGGDFNTGTPAIWDATTLVNKQKILVVTVAYRLNIFGFFTTGDAEAPGNYGMLDQVAALDWIKTNIELFEGSPRNIVISGHNAGAISVGLHITSPLSKGKFAKAIAMSGDAITSVRTADQELPVVEQVADRFACVHKPTALLMECLRRIAAKDLLDGTSQIETWGPIIDGDTHNSSDPFLPLHPRDILDSGNFNSVPLMAGYTSNEQSLAYMEISDNPDDGGITSLSKFENTINDEIIASIQKPDNTSTCESKPQLAADAVLFFYRPYPPTKDPAVFRARYLDMQTEKNYAAGLTYLASKVSKDMSAFVYRFDYRSRTSKVIQDVPLWAGVPHMFELPFIWGLPHVFPTSSSTNINWSTSDKNLADVVMMLVGNFIRSGSPSLLNVRWEAFTEETPGILVINRTISINPNEIDYRALAFWNDYYPFVVEEAMNQCCNATGANGASGIHRTQVGVYTAFGVVAFSVMKILG
- the LOC135170385 gene encoding carboxylesterase 5A isoform X2, which gives rise to MFSIKPETTLLIVDGCSRRFVASLEHSLLRRYLGVLGGNLGEGNRHAVSNNLEEVSGNAGVTQAVLQTAEGSWNCGHCNLSPKRSKMYQNLNVGFQVFIVVIIAGVTSSQRTVARQGSGKDPPVVKIPDQGSILGREIPLARPQKVTIYLGIPYAQPPVGELRFRPPVTDPPVSWSDTRNATQFAPSCQQTNKFLKHEKLFRQLLPSDFEEPEVSEDCLYLNLYVPDGLPPEDGWPVMVWFHGGDFNTGTPAIWDATTLVNKQKILVVTVAYRLNIFGFFTTGDAEAPGNYGMLDQVAALDWIKTNIELFEGSPRNIVISGHNAGAISVGLHITSPLSKGKFAKAIAMSGDAITSVRTADQELPVVEQVADRFACVHKPTALLMECLRRIAAKDLLDGTSQIETWGPIIDGDTHNSSDPFLPLHPRDILDSGNFNSVPLMAGYTSNEQSLAYMEISDNPDDGGITSLSKFENTINDEIIASIQKPDNTSTCESKPQLAADAVLFFYRPYPPTKDPAVFRARYLDMQTEKNYAAGLTYLASKVSKDMSAFVYRFDYRSRTSKVIQDVPLWAGVPHMFELPFIWGLPHVFPTSSSTNINWSTSDKNLADVVMMLVGNFIRSGSPSLLNVRWEAFTEETPGILVINRTISINPNEIDYRALAFWNDYYPFVVEEAMNQCCNATGANGASGIHRTQVGVYTAFGVVAFSVMKILG
- the LOC135170385 gene encoding carboxylesterase 5A isoform X3, translated to MFSIKPETTLLIVDGCSRRFVASLEHSLLRRYLGVLGGNLGEGNRHAIPLARPQKVTIYLGIPYAQPPVGELRFRPPVTDPPVSWSDTRNATQFAPSCQQTNKFLKHEKLFRQLLPSDFEEPEVSEDCLYLNLYVPDGLPPEDGWPVMVWFHGGDFNTGTPAIWDATTLVNKQKILVVTVAYRLNIFGFFTTGDAEAPGNYGMLDQVAALDWIKTNIELFEGSPRNIVISGHNAGAISVGLHITSPLSKGKFAKAIAMSGDAITSVRTADQELPVVEQVADRFACVHKPTALLMECLRRIAAKDLLDGTSQIETWGPIIDGDTHNSSDPFLPLHPRDILDSGNFNSVPLMAGYTSNEQSLAYMEISDNPDDGGITSLSKFENTINDEIIASIQKPDNTSTCESKPQLAADAVLFFYRPYPPTKDPAVFRARYLDMQTEKNYAAGLTYLASKVSKDMSAFVYRFDYRSRTSKVIQDVPLWAGVPHMFELPFIWGLPHVFPTSSSTNINWSTSDKNLADVVMMLVGNFIRSGSPSLLNVRWEAFTEETPGILVINRTISINPNEIDYRALAFWNDYYPFVVEEAMNQCCNATGANGASGIHRTQVGVYTAFGVVAFSVMKILG
- the LOC135170536 gene encoding ras-related protein Rap1, which codes for MREYKIVVLGSGGVGKSALTVQFVQGIFVEKYDPTIEDSYRKQVEVDGQQCMLEILDTAGTEQFTAMRDLYMKNGQGFVLVYSITAQSTFNDLQDLREQILRVKDTDDVPMVLVGNKCDLEDERVVGKDQGVNLARLFSCAFMETSAKAKINVYDVFYDLVRQINKKSPEKKMKQKKKSLCLLL